From the genome of Haloterrigena sp. KLK7, one region includes:
- a CDS encoding sodium:calcium antiporter, with protein MKKRLLGTIAAAVGLTAPWVAVWLLTVGLPAVGYDPALSASLSTLATVAVSGVSILGAAFLLAWAAETAEKDVPSAFAIAILAVLAVAPEYAVDALYAWNAGQFAGTERGIEAGNLAVANMTGANRILIGLGWSGIALFTVFRRGSTDDPAVEDRDGYLRDAVSIDPDISLEIVFLLLATLWAFLVPLNGGIDILDMLVLVGIYVAYIAVVIRGDVEPDDVHTGVPAYLQSFSRPLRIATVVALFAYSGLVIFVAVEPFAHGLEELGTAAGIPPFFMIQWIAPLASESPELIVVAYLVNKARSTAGFNALISSKLNQWTLLIGTLVVVYSLALGEYGALAFDSKQSAEIWLTAAQSLFALALLIDFEITAREAIVLLVLFVSQVLLEFAVIREVVTLPITTYEMLIAYSVVYIVLGLALFVHRREEFRYLVKRSIGTITSAFPGRDRPQHADD; from the coding sequence GTGAAGAAGCGACTGCTGGGGACGATCGCGGCGGCCGTCGGCCTGACGGCGCCGTGGGTCGCCGTCTGGCTGCTAACCGTCGGTCTCCCCGCGGTCGGCTACGATCCGGCGCTGTCCGCGAGTCTGTCGACGCTCGCGACCGTCGCGGTCAGCGGTGTCTCGATCCTCGGGGCCGCGTTCCTGCTCGCGTGGGCGGCCGAGACCGCCGAGAAGGACGTCCCGAGCGCGTTCGCGATCGCGATCCTCGCGGTGCTGGCGGTCGCGCCGGAGTACGCGGTCGACGCCCTCTACGCCTGGAACGCGGGGCAGTTCGCGGGAACGGAACGCGGGATCGAAGCGGGCAATCTCGCGGTCGCGAACATGACCGGCGCGAACCGCATCCTCATCGGACTGGGCTGGTCCGGCATCGCGCTGTTCACGGTGTTCCGACGCGGTTCGACGGACGATCCCGCCGTCGAGGATCGCGACGGCTACCTGCGGGACGCGGTCTCGATCGATCCCGACATCAGCCTCGAGATCGTCTTCCTCCTGCTGGCGACGCTGTGGGCGTTCCTGGTGCCGCTGAACGGCGGGATCGATATCCTCGACATGCTGGTTCTGGTCGGCATCTACGTCGCGTACATCGCGGTCGTGATCCGCGGCGACGTCGAGCCCGACGACGTTCACACCGGCGTCCCGGCCTATCTCCAGTCGTTTTCCAGACCGCTGCGGATCGCCACCGTCGTCGCGCTGTTCGCGTACTCCGGGCTGGTGATCTTCGTCGCCGTCGAGCCCTTCGCCCACGGCCTCGAGGAACTCGGCACGGCGGCCGGGATTCCGCCGTTCTTCATGATTCAGTGGATCGCGCCGCTGGCCTCCGAGTCGCCGGAACTGATCGTCGTCGCCTATCTGGTGAACAAGGCGCGGTCGACGGCCGGGTTCAACGCCCTGATCTCGTCGAAGCTCAACCAGTGGACGCTGCTCATCGGGACGCTCGTGGTCGTCTACTCGCTCGCGCTGGGCGAGTACGGAGCCCTCGCGTTCGATTCCAAGCAGTCGGCCGAGATCTGGCTCACGGCCGCCCAATCGTTATTCGCGCTCGCCCTCCTGATCGACTTCGAGATCACCGCCCGCGAGGCGATCGTGCTGCTCGTGCTGTTCGTCTCGCAGGTCCTGCTCGAGTTCGCCGTGATCCGGGAGGTCGTCACGCTTCCGATCACGACCTACGAGATGCTCATCGCGTACAGCGTCGTCTACATCGTACTCGGACTGGCGCTGTTCGTCCACCGCCGTGAGGAGTTCCGATACCTCGTCAAGCGGAGCATCGGGACGATAACCAGCGCGTTCCCGGGGCGCGATCGACCGCAGCACGCCGACGACTGA